A stretch of the Panicum virgatum strain AP13 chromosome 9N, P.virgatum_v5, whole genome shotgun sequence genome encodes the following:
- the LOC120692417 gene encoding glutamyl-tRNA(Gln) amidotransferase subunit C, chloroplastic/mitochondrial-like: MLSAAASTIPRLRLATQPPRARIPSARSHWLRPLSSATHVTAPAAAAGAAGSLEPPDLPRLAKAARISLSPQEAEEFEPKIRQLIDWFGQLRVVDLESIEPSLRAGTTAGSSLREDKPETFVNRDAIVEAVPSFDDPYIKVPRVLNKE; the protein is encoded by the exons atgctctccgccgccgcctccaccatcCCCAGGCTCCGCCTCGCGACGCAGCCGCCACGGGCAAGGATCCCTTCGGCTAGGTCCCACTGGCTGCGTCCCCTCTCCTCTGCCACCCATGTAACGGcgcctgctgcggcggcgggggcggcggggtcGCTGGAGCCGCCGGACCTGCCCCGCCTCGCCAAGGCAGCGCGCATCTCGCTCTCCCCGCAGGAG GCCGAGGAGTTCGAGCCTAAGATTCGGCAGTTAATCGATTG GTTTGGGCAGCTTCGGGTAGTTGATCTTGAGTCCATTGAGCCTTCACTTAGAGCTG GCACAACGGCTGGTAGTTCTTTGAGGGAAGATAAGCCTGAAACATTTGTTAACAG AGATGCCATAGTTGAGGCTGTTCCAAGTTTTGATGATCCATATATCAAAGTCCCAAGAGTGCTGAACAAAGAATGA
- the LOC120688274 gene encoding probable E3 ubiquitin-protein ligase BAH1-like 1 isoform X1, whose product MKCLIPSRYHFSVDTMKFGATYEEYLRLEQDKYLGQCSRVEYKRLKKVLKKCRVGRSLQADAANGDEKYQGSDEYSGVCECNSCTFCDEMFFTELNKEASEIAGCFRSRVQRLLHLHVPSGIQRYIWRFRQCFIDDQQIMVQEGRMLLNYVAMNAIAIRKILKKYDKIHGSVSGRDFKSKMQTKHIELLQSPWLIELGAFHLNCDDSDTDELGAGGFFKNGFFKNFSCDLTGAQPLLTMTISETLKYEYSLTCPICLDTLFNPYALSCGHLFCKACACAAASVYIFQGVKSAPLDAKCPVCRAVGVFGRAVHMTELELLLKRRDKDYWRQRLREERTEMVKQSKEYWDSQAMLSMGI is encoded by the exons ATGAAGTGCCTGATCCCCTCAAGATATCATTTTTCTGTAGACACGATGAAGTTTGGTGCAACATATGAAGAGTACCTCCGCTTGGAGCAGGACAAGTACCTAGGACAATGCTCCCGTGTAGAATATAAACGCCTCAAGAAGGTACTGAAGAAATGTAGAGTTGGTCGCTCGTTGcaagcagatgcagcaaatggTGATGAGAAGTACCAGGGGAGCGATGAATATTCAGGAGTTTGTGAATGCAACTCATGCACAT TTTGTGATGAGATGTTCTTTACAGAACTCAACAAGGAGGCATCGGAAATAGCAGGGTGTTTCAGATCTAGAGTACAACGTCTCCTCCACCTTCATGTTCCTTCAGGAATACAACGCTATATATGGCGTTTTAGACAGTGTTTCATAGATGACCAACAAATAATGGTTCAAGAAGGCAGAATGCTTCTCAACTATGTGGCCATGAATGCTATTGCTATTCGCAAAATTCTCAAGAAATATGACAAG ATACATGGTTCTGTAAGTGGCAGAGATTTCAAGAGCAAGATGCAAACTAAGCACATCGAACTGTTGCAATCACCTTGGCTAATAGAGCTTGGTGCTTTCCATCTCAACTGTGACGATTCAGATACTGATGAGCTTGGAGCTGGAGGGTTCTTCAAGAATGGATTCTTCAAGAATTTTTCCTGCGACCTGACTGGAGCACAGCCATTGCTAACAATGACCATATCTGAAACTCTGAAGTATGAGTACAGCCTAACTTGTCCAATTTGCTTG GACACTTTGTTCAACCCTTATGCACTTAGCTGTGGGCATTTGTTCTGCAAAGCCTGTGCATGTGCTGCAGCTTCTGTCTACATTTTCCAGGGTGTCAAGTCGGCACCACTGGATGCCAAGTGCCCTGTATGCCGAGCG GTTGGTGTGTTTGGTCGTGCCGTGCATATGACTGAACTGGAATTGCTTCTCAAAAGAAG GGACAAAGATTACTGGAGGCAGAGACTGCGCGAAGAGCGAACTGAGATGGTTAAGCAATCCAAAGAATACTGGGACTCGCAGGCGATGCTATCAATGGGGATCTGA
- the LOC120688274 gene encoding probable E3 ubiquitin-protein ligase BAH1-like 1 isoform X2 — protein MKFGATYEEYLRLEQDKYLGQCSRVEYKRLKKVLKKCRVGRSLQADAANGDEKYQGSDEYSGVCECNSCTFCDEMFFTELNKEASEIAGCFRSRVQRLLHLHVPSGIQRYIWRFRQCFIDDQQIMVQEGRMLLNYVAMNAIAIRKILKKYDKIHGSVSGRDFKSKMQTKHIELLQSPWLIELGAFHLNCDDSDTDELGAGGFFKNGFFKNFSCDLTGAQPLLTMTISETLKYEYSLTCPICLDTLFNPYALSCGHLFCKACACAAASVYIFQGVKSAPLDAKCPVCRAVGVFGRAVHMTELELLLKRRDKDYWRQRLREERTEMVKQSKEYWDSQAMLSMGI, from the exons ATGAAGTTTGGTGCAACATATGAAGAGTACCTCCGCTTGGAGCAGGACAAGTACCTAGGACAATGCTCCCGTGTAGAATATAAACGCCTCAAGAAGGTACTGAAGAAATGTAGAGTTGGTCGCTCGTTGcaagcagatgcagcaaatggTGATGAGAAGTACCAGGGGAGCGATGAATATTCAGGAGTTTGTGAATGCAACTCATGCACAT TTTGTGATGAGATGTTCTTTACAGAACTCAACAAGGAGGCATCGGAAATAGCAGGGTGTTTCAGATCTAGAGTACAACGTCTCCTCCACCTTCATGTTCCTTCAGGAATACAACGCTATATATGGCGTTTTAGACAGTGTTTCATAGATGACCAACAAATAATGGTTCAAGAAGGCAGAATGCTTCTCAACTATGTGGCCATGAATGCTATTGCTATTCGCAAAATTCTCAAGAAATATGACAAG ATACATGGTTCTGTAAGTGGCAGAGATTTCAAGAGCAAGATGCAAACTAAGCACATCGAACTGTTGCAATCACCTTGGCTAATAGAGCTTGGTGCTTTCCATCTCAACTGTGACGATTCAGATACTGATGAGCTTGGAGCTGGAGGGTTCTTCAAGAATGGATTCTTCAAGAATTTTTCCTGCGACCTGACTGGAGCACAGCCATTGCTAACAATGACCATATCTGAAACTCTGAAGTATGAGTACAGCCTAACTTGTCCAATTTGCTTG GACACTTTGTTCAACCCTTATGCACTTAGCTGTGGGCATTTGTTCTGCAAAGCCTGTGCATGTGCTGCAGCTTCTGTCTACATTTTCCAGGGTGTCAAGTCGGCACCACTGGATGCCAAGTGCCCTGTATGCCGAGCG GTTGGTGTGTTTGGTCGTGCCGTGCATATGACTGAACTGGAATTGCTTCTCAAAAGAAG GGACAAAGATTACTGGAGGCAGAGACTGCGCGAAGAGCGAACTGAGATGGTTAAGCAATCCAAAGAATACTGGGACTCGCAGGCGATGCTATCAATGGGGATCTGA
- the LOC120688273 gene encoding myosin-binding protein 7-like, with product MDDDQDPDPPSPAAAGGRCPCCSSSGSPAVPWRRSVKRKLGAEKGESAAARVDAAEECAALREAVAAAQSTASALRAEVEEERLAAASAASETMAMMLRLQREKAEVQMELRQFRRFADEKMALDAAEIDQLRALLAQRARRLVRLRARLREYRLQFLHLGIPLPEGEELTQNAQEEEEDLLLLEGEDGYGGYYPELRCHDGEYYYEDGQEEEDAVALDLERRICRLEHDQETHLVEPVLEEEGTQLYTDDALPELAGLEQGAYANEMLPEEAVEERSQLYIEDEEPPESPTAGFGGGEETSETDGVGSASGSDRVYTIDKVHQGVSAPIARVPEKYQDQAVEPDIKKLYMRLEALEADRESMRQALVAMRTEKAQLVLLREIAQQLAKDGAPAGSGAGVRRGVHQSPGKCKAGIVERRFTEDKVTLVKTFSTVALFKWVLTLFGKKKKLPQSRYIFGLSSNNVGLLLLLDKCPRIQKTLTRAK from the exons atgGACGACGACCAGGACCCcgacccgccgtcgccggccgccgccggggggcgGTGCccgtgctgctcctcctccggctcgccGGCCGTGCCGTGGCGGCGGTCCGTGAAGCGGAAGCTGGGCGCGGAGAAGGGggagtccgcggcggcgcgggtcgacgcggcggaggagtgcgcggcgctgcgggaggcggtggcggccgcgcagTCCACGGCGTCGGCGCTGCGGGCCGAGGTCGAGGAGGAGCGCCTcgccgcggccagcgccgccagcgAGACCATGGCCATGATGCTCCGCCTGCAGCGCGAGAAGGCCGAGGTCCAGATGGAGCTCCGCCAGTTCCGCCGCTTCGCCGACGAGAAGATGGCGCTCGACGCCGCCGAGATCGACCAGCTCCGCGCGCTCCTGGcccagcgcgcgcgccggctgGTGAGGCTGCGCGCCAGGCTCCGCGAGTACCGCCTCCAGTTCCTCCACCTCGGCATCCCGCTCCCGGAGGGCGAGGAACTCACCCAGAACGcccaggaggaggaagaggacctCCTACTGCTCGAGGGCGAGGACGGCTACGGGGGCTATTACCCCGAGCTGCGCTGCCATGACGGGGAGTACTACTACGAGGATGGGCAGGAGGAAGAGGACGCCGTTGCCCTTGATCTGGAGCGCCGGATCTGCCGCCTTGAGCACGATCAGGAAACTCACCTGGTTGAGCCAGTCCTGGAGGAGGAAGGCACCCAGCTTTACACAGATGATGCCTTGCCGGAGTTGGCTGGGCTGGAGCAGGGCGCTTATGCCAACGAAATGTTACCTGAGGAGGCTGTGGAAGAAAGGAGCCAACTCTACATTGAGGATGAGGAGCCACCGGAGTCTCCAACTGCTGGATTTGGTGGTGGGGAGGAAACGAGTGAGACTGATGGTGTTGGCAGTGCAAGCGGCAGCGATAGGGTGTACACAATTGACAAGGTACATCAAGGTGTGTCTGCACCTATAGCCAGGGTCCCGGAGAAATACCAAGATCAGGCAGTGGAACCAGACATTAAGAAGCTTTATATGAGGCTGGAAGCACTGGAAGCTGACCGGGAATCAATGAGGCAAGCCCTTGTGGCTATGCGCACTGAGAAGGCGCAGCTTGTGCTTCTCCGTGAGATCGCACAGCAGCTTGCCAAGGATGGAGCTCCAGCTGGATCAGGAGCTGGTGTGAGGCGAGGTGTACACCAGTCGCCTGGAAAATGCAAGGCGGGGATCGTGGAAAGGAGGTTCACGGAGGATAAGGTGACACTCGTCAAGACATTCTCCACGGTTGCTTTATTTAAG TGGGTCCTTACTTTATTCGGCAAGAAAAAGAAGCTACCACAAAGCAG GTACATTTTTGGCTTATCAAGTAACAATGTTGGTTTGCTCCTACTCTTGGATAAGTGCCCGCGGATCCAGAAAACCCTCACGCGAGCAAAGTAA